From the genome of Croceibacterium atlanticum:
AGGCAAGCATGGCGGCAGGACTTTCGAAATCGCTGGCCCCGAAGTGCTGACGATGAACGAGCTGCTGCATGACATCGCCAGGACGCAGGAACGCAAGCGTATTCTGGCGCCAGTGCCCGACGGCCTGGCCTCGCTGTTCGCCAGCCTGCCCGGTACGCCGCTTAATTCCGATCAGTGGAACCTGCTGAAACAGGGCAGCGTGGCATCGGGCGAACTGCCGGGGCTGAAACAGCTGGGCGTTTCTCCGCGCCCGCTGGAACTGTTCCTCGATCGCTGGATGCTGCGCTATCGCAAGCATGGCCGCTTCACCGAAGCGGCGGAGACAGCCTGAACCACGCCTTCGCACCAGCGGCGCCCGGTGAATGATTGAAACAACGGATCGGGGCTTTCGCCCCGAACCGCCTGTTCGCGGCCTCTTCCCGCCCGGAAACGCATAATCGGAGCATCTGCATCAGTGTGCCGGATTGTGCAGTTCGCGCCCCGCCCCTAAGAGGGGGACAAAGTCAAATACGGGAGGGGACGAGATGAAACGGATCAGGGCGGCGCTGTCGCTGGCATTGGCACTGGGAATGATGGCCGGCGGGCAGACGGCGCGCGCGCAGGACGCGCCAGCCGGGGAAAGAGCCGCCGCCCCGCCTCCCGGTTTCCGGACCGTGGCGTTGGGCGATGGACCGTGGACCGTGGAAACCGAAATGGCCACACTGCATGTGGAGCGCGTGGGCGATACGCTGGACCATCCGTGGAGCCTCGCCTTCCTGCCAGATGGCGGCATGCTGGTGACGGAGCGGCCCGGCCGCCTGCGCATTATCCGGGACGGGCAGCTCGATCCGCAGCCAATCGCGGGCCTGCCGGCGATCTTTGCCTTTGGCCTTGCCGGGCTGATGGACGTGGCCCTGCATCCCGATTTCGCCGAGAACGGGCTGATCTATTTCTCTTACAGCAAACCGCATCCGGATGCGGGGGACAAGCCCGGCGTCAATGCCGATACCGCGCTGGCCGTGGCCCGCGCGCATTGGGATGGCGGGCATCAGCTCAGCAATGTGGAGGATATTTTCGTCGCCGCCCCATGGTACGGCTCGGAAGTGCCGGAACGGTGCTGCGGCCAGGGACCGGCCTTTGGCAGCTATGGCGGGCGTATCGCCTTTGGCCCGGACGGGTTCCTCTATGTCACCAGCGGGGATCGCAATTATGGCGAAATGGTGCAGGACCAGTCGAATGATTTCGGCAAGATCCTGCGCCTGACCGATGATGGCAAGCCCGCGCCCGGCAATCCCTTTGCCGGACAGGAAGGGTGGCAGGACACCATCTGGTCCACCGGCCATCGTAACCCGCTGGGCCTGTATTTCGATCCGCTGACCGGCAAATTGTGGGAGACGGAGTTCGGCCCGCGCGGCGGGGACGAGCTGAACCTGATCGAAAAGGGCGTGAATTACGGCTGGATGGATGTGACGCAGGGCCATCACTATAATGGCGAAGCGGCAAAGGGCATTCGCGCGGTGGACGGGATGAAGGACCCCGCCTTCGCCTTCGGCCCGCCATCGATCAATCCGGGCAATATCGCGGTCTATCACGGCGCGGCCTTCCCAGGCTGGGAAGGCGATCTGCTGATGCCGGCCATGAGCAAGTCGCTGGTCCGCATGGAAGTGAATGCCAACGGTGCCGTCACCGCTATGGAGACGATGCTGGAAGGGCTGGAGCAGCGCCTGCGTGACGTGAAGATCGCGCCAGACGGAACCGTCTATGTGCTGACGGACGAGACGGAAGGCGCGCTGCTGAAGATCACGCCCGCCGCGGAATAAATGCGGGAAAGAGGGC
Proteins encoded in this window:
- a CDS encoding PQQ-dependent sugar dehydrogenase, producing the protein MKRIRAALSLALALGMMAGGQTARAQDAPAGERAAAPPPGFRTVALGDGPWTVETEMATLHVERVGDTLDHPWSLAFLPDGGMLVTERPGRLRIIRDGQLDPQPIAGLPAIFAFGLAGLMDVALHPDFAENGLIYFSYSKPHPDAGDKPGVNADTALAVARAHWDGGHQLSNVEDIFVAAPWYGSEVPERCCGQGPAFGSYGGRIAFGPDGFLYVTSGDRNYGEMVQDQSNDFGKILRLTDDGKPAPGNPFAGQEGWQDTIWSTGHRNPLGLYFDPLTGKLWETEFGPRGGDELNLIEKGVNYGWMDVTQGHHYNGEAAKGIRAVDGMKDPAFAFGPPSINPGNIAVYHGAAFPGWEGDLLMPAMSKSLVRMEVNANGAVTAMETMLEGLEQRLRDVKIAPDGTVYVLTDETEGALLKITPAAE